A stretch of DNA from Acidobacteriota bacterium:
TCATCTTTCTTCAGGCCCCGATCATCGCCTTGATGACGTTTCTCGTCTTGGGCTCGGAGCAGCCGCGTGACTTTGTGTACTTCATCCTGGCGATCGTCTCGATCTGGTTCGGGACGGCGGTCGCCGCCCGCGAGATCATTCGCGAACGCCCGGTCTATCGCCGCGAGCGGATGTTCAATCTCGGAATTCTCCCGTATTTGGCATCAAAACTCTTTGTGCTTGGTTTGATCGTCTCGGTTCAGTGCGTCCTGCTTTTCGGGCCGCTGAAATTCTTTGACCTCGTCGGGCTGATGCCGATGCCCGGCGAGTTGTTTGGTATTCCGCAGCTCTGGGCGACGATACTGACAGGCTTGATCGGCGTTGCTCTCGGGCTTTTCATCTCGACCGTCGTCCGGACAGGCGAGATGGCGACGAGCCTTGTGCCGCTGATACTAGTTCCGCAGATACTCTTTTCGGGAATAGTCGGCGTTCCCACGGGCATAAGTAAAGTAGTGGGCCTGACGATGCCGTCGTCATGGTCGTTCGATACCATCAAGCGATTTTCGACGCTCGATACGCTTGAGGAAGAAGGTGCCGACCCTCGCGGGCCGACGAAGGGCCAAGGGCTTTATAAGTTCATTGAAACCGAGAACGATAAGCTGATCGAAAAAGCTGAAAGGGACATCGAGAATTACAAGCGGCTCGGGCCCGACGGAGTTGCTCCCGGCGATCCGGATCCGCTCGGCGAGAGGCTGAAGGTGCCGGAGATAAAGAGGGTGCCGTCCGACCTGAGTGGTTACGTTACATTCCTTCATCCCTGGATGAGCGATGTTTTGAACCAATTGGTTCTGATGTTAATGTTTTGGATATTGGTATTTTCATCGCTGATCGCACTTAGATTAAAGGATTCGAAATGATAAAAAGAGAAATTTTGAAGGGGTTCGCATTTTTTACGCTCGCTGTTCTTGCGGCGGGATCGCTCGCTGCCTGCGGCACATCGGGCTCAGCGGACACGGCCGCAAACGGCGATAATAAACCGAACATGACCTGGCCGGACGGTGCAAAATCGGAATACCCGATGCTTGCCTCGTCGCTGGCAAAGGCTCCGATGGAGGCCGATGGCGGCTCCAGTTTCACCGTTGAAGACCGCAAGGGCAAGGTTCTCCTGCTTAACCTTTGGGCCATCTGGTGCGTTCCGTGCAAAGTGGAGATGCCGGAGTTGGTCAAACTTCAGGACCAGTATCGTGATCAGGGCCTTCAGGTGATCGGCCTAAACGTCGGTAACGACGATATGCAGCCCGAGGACTTTGGCAGGATGAAGGAGTTTGCCGGAACGATGAGCCTCAATTACGAACTGGTGCGGATAAGCAATGAGACGACCGACGAATATGCTCGGGTAGCGAAGTTTGCGGGTGTTCCGCTTAGCGTGGTGGTTGACCGCGAGGGAAGGATGCGGGGCGTCTTTAAGGGAGCGAGCCCGACCGAGATCAAAAAAATGAAGGAGACGGTGGCGACTCTCGTCAGCGAGTAGCGTCTTTTTGCTTGGCCGTTATCTTCGGCTCGACGAGAAGTGTTTTGAAGCTCGCTAGCCGGACGAGGCCGGGGGCTGCACCTTTCGGTTTATTGACGAATTTCTTTTGCGTGTAGTGAACGGCCGCCTTCGGGTGGCCTTTTGCTTGGCTGTAGAACGCGGCGAGCTCTGCCGCTTCGACCAGCGTCCGCTGCGGGATCTCGTTCTTGCCCGCCGCCCGGATCACCACATGCGAACCCGGATAATCGGCGGCGTGGAGCCAGGTATCAAGCGAGCGGGCGATGCGGAATGTAAGATGGTCGTTATCCTTTGATCGTTTACCGACGAGTATCTCAAAGCCATCGGATGACACGAACTCACGGGCGTATGTGCGGGCGTCTTCAGCCTTGATTTGCTTCTTCGAGCCCTTTTGAGGGCGAGCCTTGTTCGGCGTCTTTCCTCGTAAAAATTCTTCGTCGCGATTCTCGATGGCCGCTTCGATCTCCGCAAGCTCCGCCCGGAGCGACTCGAGTTCAGCCTCGGTTGCGTTGAGCCGCTTCTCTATTTCGCCGCGGGCGTTCCTCGCTTTTGTGTATCGTTTGAAGTATTTCTCGGCCGTCTCGGCAGGCGTTTTCAGGTCGAAATGCGGGATCTCGATCGTTGGAGCGGTCTCATCGAAATAGTCTGTGACGGCGAAGCCGCTCTCTAGCCTTGCGGCGGTCGCAGAATTTGCGAGCAGAAGATCGCCATATTTCTTCCACGTCTCGGCGTCGCCGTGTTGGTCGAGGTCGGCGCGGAGATTCTTTACCAGCTTCGTCCGGCGGCCGATCTCATTCTTTACACGGCGAAGGGTTGTCTCTGCCAGCGTTCGAAACCTTTCTTCCGCTTCGAGCTCGGTATAGTGAAGATCAAGCCATTTTGAGACCGAGCCGTCGATCATGGAAATTTCGC
This window harbors:
- a CDS encoding TlpA family protein disulfide reductase produces the protein MIKREILKGFAFFTLAVLAAGSLAACGTSGSADTAANGDNKPNMTWPDGAKSEYPMLASSLAKAPMEADGGSSFTVEDRKGKVLLLNLWAIWCVPCKVEMPELVKLQDQYRDQGLQVIGLNVGNDDMQPEDFGRMKEFAGTMSLNYELVRISNETTDEYARVAKFAGVPLSVVVDREGRMRGVFKGASPTEIKKMKETVATLVSE
- a CDS encoding NFACT family protein → MDLRYISAVCDELKAAALGSRLRRVFQLGDHALAFELGRADGLFLFADGGSTRPRLYLIERQRRELERSAAATGSFAQYLRKHLSNPKIIRIEQLAGERIVRFDLEQSDDIADAKQWSLIFQLTGRSANIFLLDDTDTITMSLREDRTEGRRPGEAYSPPERISAAAASDGEISMIDGSVSKWLDLHYTELEAEERFRTLAETTLRRVKNEIGRRTKLVKNLRADLDQHGDAETWKKYGDLLLANSATAARLESGFAVTDYFDETAPTIEIPHFDLKTPAETAEKYFKRYTKARNARGEIEKRLNATEAELESLRAELAEIEAAIENRDEEFLRGKTPNKARPQKGSKKQIKAEDARTYAREFVSSDGFEILVGKRSKDNDHLTFRIARSLDTWLHAADYPGSHVVIRAAGKNEIPQRTLVEAAELAAFYSQAKGHPKAAVHYTQKKFVNKPKGAAPGLVRLASFKTLLVEPKITAKQKDATR